One segment of Chionomys nivalis chromosome 3, mChiNiv1.1, whole genome shotgun sequence DNA contains the following:
- the Ddx55 gene encoding ATP-dependent RNA helicase DDX55 isoform X2, whose protein sequence is MKNKDVAAEAVTGSGKTLAFVIPIVEILLRREEKLKKSQVGAIIITPTRELAIQIDEVLSHFTKHFPQFSQILWIGGRNPGEDVERFKQHGGNIIVATPGRLEDMFRRKAEGLDLASCVRSLDVLVLDEADRLLDMGFEASINTILEFLPKQRRTGLFSATQTQEVENLVRAGLRNPVRISVKEKGVAASSTQKTPSRLENHYMICKADEKFNQLVHFLRNHQQEKHLVFFSTCACVEYYGKALEALLKRAKILCIHGKMKFKRNKIFMEFRKLQSGILVCTDVMARGIDIPEVNWVLQYDPPSNASAFVHRCGRTARIGHGGSALVFLLPMEEAYINFLAINQKCPLQEMSLQRNTVDLLPKLRAMAMADRAVFEKGMKAFVSFVQAYAKHECSLIFRLKDLDFASLARGFALLRMPRMPELRGKQFPDFVPTDIDTDMIPFKDKIREKQRQKLLEQKRKERTENEGRRKFIKNKAWSKQKAKKERKKKMNAKRKKDEGSDIDDEDMEELLNDTRLLKKFKKGKITEEEFEKGLLTSTKRTVPLTDLGVSDLEEDG, encoded by the exons ATGAAAAACAAAGATGTCGCTGCGGAGGCT GTGACAGGTAGTGGGAAAACCCTGGCCTTTGTCATCCCCATTGTGGAGATTCTtctgagaagggaggagaagtTAAAGAAGAGCCAG GTCGGAGCCATCATCATCACTCCCACTCGGGAGCTGGCCATTCAGATTGACGAGGTCCTTTCGCACTTCACAAAGCACTTCCCGCAGTTCAG TCAGATCTTGTGGATCGGAGGCCGGAAccctggagaagatgtggagagGTTCAAGCAGCATGG TGGGAACATCATTGTGGCCACCCCAGGACGCCTGGAGGACATGTTCCGGAGGAAGGCTGAGGGTCTGGACCTGGCCAGCTGTGTGAGAAGCTTGGATGTCCTGGTGCTGGATGAGGCAGACAGACTTCTTGACATGGGCTTTGAAGCAAG CATAAACACCATCCTGGAGTTCTTGCCAAAGCAGAGGAGAACAGGCCTTTTCTCAGCCACGCAGACACAGGAAGTGGAGAACTTGGTGCGAGCAGGCCTCCGGAACCCTGTCCGAATCTCTGTGAAGGAGAAAGGCGTGGCAGCCAGCAGTACCCAGAAGACCCCATCCCGCCTGGAGAACCATTACATG ATATGTAAGGCAGATGAGAAATTCAATCAGCTCGTCCATTTCCTTCGGAACCATCAGCAGGAGAAGCACCTGGTCTTCTTCAG cacgtgtgcgtgtgtggagTACTACGGGAAGGCCCTGGAGGCGCTGCTCAAGAGAGCCAAGATCCTGTGCATCCACGGGAAGATGAAGTTCAAGCGCAATAAGATCTTCATGGAGTTCCGCAAGCTGCAGAG TGGGATCCTGGTGTGCACGGATGTGATGGCCCGGGGAATTGATATTCCTGAAGTTAACTGGGTTTTACAGTACGACCCTCCCAGCAATGCCAG TGCCTTCGTGCATCGCTGTGGACGCACAGCCCGGATAGGCCACGGTGGCAGCGCTCTGGTGTTCCTACTGCCGATGGAGGAGGCGTACATCAACTTCCTGGCCATTAACCAGAAA TGCCCCCTGCAGGAGATGAGCCTCCAGAGAAACACAGTAGACCTTCTGCCAAAGCTCCGGGCCATGGCCATGGCCGACAGGGCAGTGTTCGAGAAGGGCATGAAAGCCTTCGTGTCCTTCGTCCAGGCTTATGCAAAGCACGAGTGCAGCCTCATCTTCAGGCTGAAGG ATCTCGACTTTGCGAGCCTTGCTCGAGGGTTTGCCCTGCTAAGGATGCCCAGGATGCCAGAACTGAGGGGGAAGCAGTTTCCAGATTTTGTGCCCACAGACATCGATACTGACATGATtccatttaaagataaaattagagaaaaacagaggcagaaacttttggagcaaaaaagaaaagagaggacagAAAATGAAGGGAGAAGAAAGTTCATCAAAAATAAAGCTTGGTCGAAGCAGAAGGccaagaaggagaggaagaagaagatgaatgCGAAGAGGAAAAAGGATGAG GGTTCAGATATCGATGATGAGGATATGGAGGAACTCCTTAATGATACAAGGCTCTTGAAAAAGTTTAAGAAAGGTAAGATCACAGAAGAAGAATTTGAGAAGGGGTTGCTGACAAGCACCAAAAGAACAGTCCCGCTGACAGACTTAGGGGTCTCAGACTTGGAAGAGGACGGCTGA
- the Eif2b1 gene encoding translation initiation factor eIF-2B subunit alpha — translation MENHELIEYFKSQMKGDPNMASAVAAIQTLLEFLKRDKGETLQGLRASLTSAIETLCGVDSSVAVSSGGELFLRFISLTSLEYSDYSKCKKIMIERGELFLRRISLSRNKIADLCHTFIKDGARILTHAYSRVVLRVLEEAVAAKKRFSVYITESQPDLSGQKMAKALCHLNVPVTVVLDAAVGYIMEKADLVIVGAEGVVENGGIINKIGTNQMAVCAKAQNKPFYVVAESFKFVRLFPLNQQDVPDKFKYKADTLKSVQTGQDLKEEHPWVDYTSPSLITLLFTDLGVLTPSAVSDELIKLYL, via the exons ATGGAGAACCACG aGTTAATTGAATACTTTAAGTCTCAGATGAAAGGCGATCCTAACATGGCCTCAGCAGTGGCTGCCATCCAGACCTTGCTGGAGTTCTTGAAGAGAGACAAAG GGGAAACACTGCAGGGCCTGAGGGCGAGCCTCACCAGTGCCATAGAAACCCTGTGTGGCGTGGACTCGTCCGTGGCTGTGTCCTCCGGTGGAGAGCTCTTCCTCCGTTTCATCAGCCTCACCTCCCTGGAGTACTCT GATTACTCCAAGTGTAAGAAGATCATGATTGAGAGAGGAGAGCTTTTCCTCAGGAGAATATCCCTGTCAAGAAATAAAATTGCGGATCTGTGCCATACTTTCATCAAAGACGGGGCG AGAATTTTAACTCACGCCTACTCCAGAGTCGTCCTGAGGGTCCTAGAAGAAGCCGTGGCAGCCAAGAAGCGGTTCAGTGTGTATATCACGGAGTCTCAGCCTGATTTATCCGGGCAA AAAATGGCCAAAGCCCTCTGCCACCTCAATGTTCCTGTCACCGTGGTGCTGGATGCTGCTGTTGG CTACATCATGGAGAAAGCAGATCTTGTCATAGTTGGTGCTGAAGGAGTGGTTGAGAACGGAGGCATTATTAACAAG ATTGGGACCAACCAGATGGCTGTGTGTGCCAAAGcccaaaacaaacccttctaTGTGGTCGCAGAAAGTTTCAAGTTTGTACGGCTCTTTCCACTCAACCAGCAAGATGTCCCAGATAAGTTTAAG TACAAGGCAGACACTCTCAAGTCTGTGCAGACTGGGCAGGACCTCAAAGAGGAACACCCGTGGGTGGACTATACTTCCCCGTCCTTGATCACCCTGCTGTTTACAGACCTGGGCGTGCTGACGCCGTCTGCTGTAAGCGATGAGCTCATCAAGCTGTACCTGTGA
- the Ddx55 gene encoding ATP-dependent RNA helicase DDX55 isoform X1 has product MEHVTEGAWESLQVPLHPRVLGALRELGFPHMTPVQSATIPLFMKNKDVAAEAVTGSGKTLAFVIPIVEILLRREEKLKKSQVGAIIITPTRELAIQIDEVLSHFTKHFPQFSQILWIGGRNPGEDVERFKQHGGNIIVATPGRLEDMFRRKAEGLDLASCVRSLDVLVLDEADRLLDMGFEASINTILEFLPKQRRTGLFSATQTQEVENLVRAGLRNPVRISVKEKGVAASSTQKTPSRLENHYMICKADEKFNQLVHFLRNHQQEKHLVFFSTCACVEYYGKALEALLKRAKILCIHGKMKFKRNKIFMEFRKLQSGILVCTDVMARGIDIPEVNWVLQYDPPSNASAFVHRCGRTARIGHGGSALVFLLPMEEAYINFLAINQKCPLQEMSLQRNTVDLLPKLRAMAMADRAVFEKGMKAFVSFVQAYAKHECSLIFRLKDLDFASLARGFALLRMPRMPELRGKQFPDFVPTDIDTDMIPFKDKIREKQRQKLLEQKRKERTENEGRRKFIKNKAWSKQKAKKERKKKMNAKRKKDEGSDIDDEDMEELLNDTRLLKKFKKGKITEEEFEKGLLTSTKRTVPLTDLGVSDLEEDG; this is encoded by the exons ATGGAACACGTGACGGAGGGTGCCTGGGAGTCGCTGCAGGTGCCGCTGCATCCTCGGGTGCTGGGCGCACTGCGCGAGTTGGGCTTCCCGCACATGACGCCGGTGCAG TCGGCCACCATCCCTCTTTTCATGAAAAACAAAGATGTCGCTGCGGAGGCT GTGACAGGTAGTGGGAAAACCCTGGCCTTTGTCATCCCCATTGTGGAGATTCTtctgagaagggaggagaagtTAAAGAAGAGCCAG GTCGGAGCCATCATCATCACTCCCACTCGGGAGCTGGCCATTCAGATTGACGAGGTCCTTTCGCACTTCACAAAGCACTTCCCGCAGTTCAG TCAGATCTTGTGGATCGGAGGCCGGAAccctggagaagatgtggagagGTTCAAGCAGCATGG TGGGAACATCATTGTGGCCACCCCAGGACGCCTGGAGGACATGTTCCGGAGGAAGGCTGAGGGTCTGGACCTGGCCAGCTGTGTGAGAAGCTTGGATGTCCTGGTGCTGGATGAGGCAGACAGACTTCTTGACATGGGCTTTGAAGCAAG CATAAACACCATCCTGGAGTTCTTGCCAAAGCAGAGGAGAACAGGCCTTTTCTCAGCCACGCAGACACAGGAAGTGGAGAACTTGGTGCGAGCAGGCCTCCGGAACCCTGTCCGAATCTCTGTGAAGGAGAAAGGCGTGGCAGCCAGCAGTACCCAGAAGACCCCATCCCGCCTGGAGAACCATTACATG ATATGTAAGGCAGATGAGAAATTCAATCAGCTCGTCCATTTCCTTCGGAACCATCAGCAGGAGAAGCACCTGGTCTTCTTCAG cacgtgtgcgtgtgtggagTACTACGGGAAGGCCCTGGAGGCGCTGCTCAAGAGAGCCAAGATCCTGTGCATCCACGGGAAGATGAAGTTCAAGCGCAATAAGATCTTCATGGAGTTCCGCAAGCTGCAGAG TGGGATCCTGGTGTGCACGGATGTGATGGCCCGGGGAATTGATATTCCTGAAGTTAACTGGGTTTTACAGTACGACCCTCCCAGCAATGCCAG TGCCTTCGTGCATCGCTGTGGACGCACAGCCCGGATAGGCCACGGTGGCAGCGCTCTGGTGTTCCTACTGCCGATGGAGGAGGCGTACATCAACTTCCTGGCCATTAACCAGAAA TGCCCCCTGCAGGAGATGAGCCTCCAGAGAAACACAGTAGACCTTCTGCCAAAGCTCCGGGCCATGGCCATGGCCGACAGGGCAGTGTTCGAGAAGGGCATGAAAGCCTTCGTGTCCTTCGTCCAGGCTTATGCAAAGCACGAGTGCAGCCTCATCTTCAGGCTGAAGG ATCTCGACTTTGCGAGCCTTGCTCGAGGGTTTGCCCTGCTAAGGATGCCCAGGATGCCAGAACTGAGGGGGAAGCAGTTTCCAGATTTTGTGCCCACAGACATCGATACTGACATGATtccatttaaagataaaattagagaaaaacagaggcagaaacttttggagcaaaaaagaaaagagaggacagAAAATGAAGGGAGAAGAAAGTTCATCAAAAATAAAGCTTGGTCGAAGCAGAAGGccaagaaggagaggaagaagaagatgaatgCGAAGAGGAAAAAGGATGAG GGTTCAGATATCGATGATGAGGATATGGAGGAACTCCTTAATGATACAAGGCTCTTGAAAAAGTTTAAGAAAGGTAAGATCACAGAAGAAGAATTTGAGAAGGGGTTGCTGACAAGCACCAAAAGAACAGTCCCGCTGACAGACTTAGGGGTCTCAGACTTGGAAGAGGACGGCTGA